In Stigmatopora nigra isolate UIUO_SnigA chromosome 2, RoL_Snig_1.1, whole genome shotgun sequence, a single window of DNA contains:
- the cnot1 gene encoding CCR4-NOT transcription complex subunit 1 isoform X5: MNLDSLSLALSQISYLVDNLTKKNYRASQQEIQHIVNRHGPEADRHLLRCLFSHVDFSGDGKSSGKDFHQFLIQECVSLISKPNFISTLCYAIDNPLHYQKSLKPSAHLFTQLSKVLKLSKVQEVIFGLALLNSSNADLRGFSAQFIKQKLPDLLRSYIDADLSGNQEGGFQDIAIEVLHLLLSHLLFGQKGASGVGQEQIDAFLKTLCRDFPQERCPVVLAPLLYPEKRDILMDRILPDSGELANTMMESSLAEFMQEVGYGFCASLDECRNIILQYGVREVTASQVARVLGMMARTHSGLTDGIPLQSISAPGSGIWSDGKDKNDSSQAHTWNVEVLIDVVKEVNPNLNFKEVTYELDHAGFLIRDSKGLHVVVYGIQRGLGMEVFPVDLIYRPWKHAEGQFSFIQHSLMSPEVFCFADYPCHTVAIDILKAPPEDDNREIATWKSLDLVESLLRLSEVGQYEQVKQLFSFPIKHCPDMLVLALLQISTSWHTLRHELISTLMPIFLGNHPNSAIILHYAWHGQGQSPSIRQLIMHSMAEWYMRGEQYDQAKLSRILDVAQDLKSLSMLLNGTPFAFVIDLAALASRREYLKLDKWLTDKIREHGEPFIQACVTFLKRRCPSIMGGLAPDKDQPKSSQLPPETLATMLACLQSCAGSVSQELSETILTMVANCSNVMNKARQPPPGVMPKGRAPSTSSLDAISPVQMDPLTGMGSLNLGGTATSHTQSMQGFPTSLSSAFSNPQSPAKAFPPLSNTNPSTAFGGIGSLSSQLPGSLGSGIGTGIGSSLGMPAVSTDPFVSRKMSTPSLNPPTFQQTDLSQVWPEANQHFSKEIDDEANSYFQRIYNQPPHPTMSVDEVLEMLQRFKDSTIKREREVFNCMLRNLFEEYRFFPQYPDKELHITACLFGGIIEKGLVTYMALGLALRYVLEALRKPYGSKMYYFGIAALDRFKNRLKDYPQYCQHLASIAHFLQFPHHLQEYIEYGQQSRDPPVKMQGSITTPGSLALAQVQAQSQQPGLPKAPQGQTSTLVTTTTTTTTVAKTTTITRPTPSTFKKDVPPSINTTNIDTLLVATDQTERIVEPPENVQEKIAFIFNNLSQSNMTQKVEELKETVKEEFMPWVSQYLVMKRVSIEPNFHSLYSNFLDTLKNPEFVKMVLIETYRNIKVLLTSDKAAANFSDRSLLKNLGHWLGMITLAKNKPILYTDLEIKSLLLEAYVKGQQELLYVVPFVAKVLESSLRSMVFRPQNPWTMAIMNVLAELHQEHDLKLNLKFEIEVLCKNLSLDINDLKPGNLLKDKDKLKTLEEQLSAPKKEIKPSDEMLPVSSSGDFVPFSAPPSTPAATTTTCTTTGPPTPQFSYHDINVYALAGLAPHININSNIPLLQAHPQLKQCVRQSVERAVQDLVHPVVDRSIKIAMTTCEQIIRKDFALDSEESRMRVAAHHMMRNLTAGMAMITCREPLLVSISANLKNSFAAALRAPTPQQREMMEEAATRVAQENCELACCFIQKTAVEKAGPEMDKRLATEFELRKHARQEGRRYCDPVVLTYQAERMPEQIRLKVGGVDPKQLAVYEEFARNVPGFLPSNDLSQPTGFLAQPMKQQAWATDDVAQIYDKCMADLEQHLHAIPQALTINPLTQALRSLLEAVALARNSRDGIAALGLLQKAVEGLLDATSGADNDLLLRYRECHLLVLKALQDGRAYGPQWCNKQITRCLIECRDEYKYNVEAVELLIRNHLVNMQQYDLHLAQSMENGLHYMAVAFAMQLVKLLLVDERSVSHVTEADLFHTIETLMRTCAHSRANAPEGLPQLMDVVRSNYEAMIDRAHGGPNFMMHSGISQASEYDDPPGLREKAEYLLREWVNLYHSAAAGRDSTKAFSAFVGQMHQQGILKTDDLITRFFRLCTEMCVEISYRAQAEQQHNPAASAAIIRAKCYHNLDAFVRLIALLVKHSGEASNTVTKINLLNKVLGIVVGVLIQDHDGRQTEFQQLPYHRIFIMLLLELNAPEHVLETINFQTLTAFCNTFHILRPTKAPGFVYAWLELISHRIFIARMLAHTPQQKGWPMYAQLLIDLFKYLAPFLRNVELNKPMQILYKGTLRVLLVLLHDFPEFLCDYHYGFCDVIPPNCIQLRNLILSAFPRNMRLPDPFTPNLKVDMLSEINIAPRILTNFTAVMPSQFKKDLDSYLKTRSPVTFLSELRSNLQVSNEPGNRYNIQLINALVLYVGTQAIAHIHNKGSSPSMSTITHSAHMDIFQNLAVDLDTEGRYLFLNAIANQLRYPNSHTHYFSCTMLYLFAEANTEAIQEQITRVLLERLIVNRPHPWGLLITFIELIKNPAFKFWSHDFVHCAPEIEKLFQSVAQCCMGQKQAQQVMEGTGAS, from the exons ATGAATCTTGATTCGCTCTCGCTGGCTTTGTCTCAAATCAGCTATTTGGTGGATAATTTGACAAAGAAAAATTACAGAGCCAGCcaacaagaaatacaacat ATTGTAAATCGTCACGGCCCTGAGGCAGACAGGCATCTACTCCGCTGTCTTTTCTCACATGTGGATTTTAGTGGCGATGGTAAAAGCAGTGGAAAAGATTTTCACCAG TTTCTGATCCAGGAGTGTGTTTCACTGATATCAAAACCTAACTTTATCTCGACTCTGTGCTACGCCATCGACAATCCCCTTCACTACCAAAAG AGTTTGAAACCATCTGCTCACTTATTCACTCAACTAAGTAAAGTTTTGAAGCTGAGCAAGGTTCAAGAG gTGATATTTGGCCTTGCACTGCTCAACTCCAGTAACGCAGACCTTCGGGGATTTT cTGCACAGTTCATTAAGCAGAAGCTTCCGGACCTCCTGCGGTCATACATCGACGCAGATCTCAGTGGAAATCAAGAGGGTGGCTTCCAAGACATCGCTATAGAGGTCTTACACCTGCTGCTCTCCCATTTACTGTTTGGCCAGAAGGGAGCCAGTGGGGTTGGACAGGAGCAGATTGACGCTTTCTTGAAGACACTTTGCCGAG ATTTCCCGCAGGAGCGCTGCCCTGTGGTGCTTGCACCACTGCTCTACCCTGAAAAACGGGACATTCTCATGGACAGGATACTGCCCGACTCAGGAGAGTTAGCAAATACCATGATGGAGAGTTCTCTCGCAGAGTTCATGCAGGAAGTCGGCTATGGCTTCTGTGCCAG CCTGGATGAGTGCAGAAACATTATCCTCCAGTATGGGGTGAGAGAAGTGACGGCCAGTCAGGTTGCCAGAGTTCTTGGCATGATGGCACGTACCCACTCTGGCCTAACTGATGGGATTCCCCTACAG TCCATCTCTGCTCCTGGAAGTGGCATCTGGAGTGATGGAAAGGATAAGAATGACAGCTCACAGGCACACACATGGAATGTTGAGGTCCTCATTGATGTGGTTAAAGAAGTG AATCCCAACCTGAACTTCAAAGAGGTGACATACGAACTGGACCATGCAGGATTCTTAATCCGAGACAGTAAAGGCCTGCACGTAGTGGTGTATGGCATTCAACGGGGTTTGGGAATGGAAGTTTTTCCTGTTGATCTCATATATCGACCATGGAAACATGCAGAAGGACAG TTTTCTTTCATTCAACATTCGCTCATGAGTCCTGAAGTGTTCTGCTTTGCCGACTACCCATGCCACACGGTAGCCATTGACATCTTGAAAGCGCCACCCGAGGATGACAACAGGGAGATTGCAACATG GAAAAGCCTAGATTTGGTGGAAAGCTTGCTAAGGCTATCAGAGGTTGGCCAATATGAGCAAGTGAAGCAACTGTTCAGCTTCCCCATCAAGCACTGCCCAGATATGCTGGTACTTGCACTGCTGCAGATCTCCACTTCTTGGCACACTCTGCGCCATGAGCTCATCTCGACCTTAATGCCCATCTTTCTGGGAAACCACCCCAACTCTGCTATCATTCTCCACTATGCTTGGCATGGACAG GGACAGTCTCCTTCCATCCGCCAGTTGATAATGCATTCAATGGCCGAGTGGTATATGAGGGGTGAGCAGTATGATCAAGCCAAGTTGTCCCGCATCCTGGATGTGGCTCAAGACTTGAAG TCTCTCTCAATGCTGCTGAATGGTACTCCGTTTGCCTTTGTTATTGACCTTGCTGCACTTGCCTCTCGCCGTGAATACCTCAAACTTGATAAATGGCTGACTGACAAAATCAGAGAGCACGGG GAACCTTTTATCCAAGCCTGTGTCACATTCCTGAAGAGGCGATGCCCATCCATTATGGGAGGTTTGGCTCCAGACAAGGACCAGCCTAAAAGCTCTCAGTTGCCACCAGAGACCTTAGCCACAATGCTGGCCTGTCTTCAGTCCTGTGCCGG GAGTGTTTCGCAAGAGCTATCAGAGACTATTTTGACCATGGTTGCAAACTGTAGCAATGTTATGAACAAAGCCCGACAGCCACCACCTGGGGTCATGCCTAAAGGTCGGGCCCCGAGCACCAGCAGCTTGGATGCCATTTCCCCTGTTCAG ATGGACCCTCTAACCGGGATGGGCTCTTTGAACCTGGGGGGCACAGCCACTTCCCACACTCAGAGCATGCAGGGTTTCCCCACCTCCCTTAGTTCAGCATTCAGTAATCCCCAATCCCCAGCGAAAGCATTTCCACCGCTTTCAAACACCAATCCAAGCACAGCATTTGGGGGTATTGGCAGCTTGTCGTCGCAGCTCCCTG GTTCTCTGGGTTCAGGGATCGGCACTGGTATTGGCTCAAGTCTTGGAATGCCCGCAGTCAGCACTGATCCATTTGTCAGCAGGAAAATGAGCACACCGAGCTTAAACCCACCTACCTTCCAGCAGA CTGACCTTTCTCAGGTTTGGCCTGAGGCAAACCAGCACTTTAGCAAGGAAATTGATGATGAAGCCAACAGTTACTTCCAACGCATCTACAACCAACCACCTCACCCAACTATGTCTGTTGATGAA GTTTTAGAGATGCTACAGAGGTTCAAAGATTCCACCATCAAACGGGAGCGGGAAGTGTTCAATTGTATGCTCCGAAACCTGTTTGAGGAGTATCGGTTCTTCCCCCAATACCCAGACAAAGAGCTTCACATCACGGCATGCCTATTTGGTGGCATCATTGAAAAGGGTCTCGTTACCTACATGGCCCTAGGCTTGGCTCTCCGATATGTACTCGAAGCGTTAAGAAAACCCTATGGATccaaaatgtattactttggcATTGCTGCCCTAGACAGGTTCAAAAACAG GTTGAAGGACTATCCCCAGTATTGTCAACATCTTGCATCAATTGCTCATTTTTTGCAATTCCCCCACCATTTACAAGAG TATATCGAGTATGGCCAACAGTCACGGGACCCTCCGGTGAAGATGCAGGGCTCCATCACCACCCCAGGCAGTTTGGCGCTAGCGCAGGTTCAAGCCCAGTCACAGCAACCTGGTTTACCAAAAGCACCACAAGGACAAACGAGCACCCTGGTCACGACCACTACGACTACTACAACAGTTGCGAAGACCACTACCATCACAAGGCCAACGCCCAGCACCTTCAAAAAGGATGTGCCT CCGTCCATAAACACTACAAATATAGACACTCTACTAGTGGCCACTGACCAAACAGAGAGGATTGTAGAACCGCCAGAGAATGTCCAGGAGAAGATTGCCTTCATCTTCAATAACCTTTCGCAGTCCAATATGACACAAAAG GTAGAGGAGTTGAAAGAGACCGTGAAGGAAGAGTTCATGCCATGGGTTTCCCAGTATCTGGTGATGAAGCGTGTCAGCATTGAGCCCAATTTCCACAGCCTTTACTCCAATTTTCTGGACACACTCAAGAATCCAGAGTTTGTCAAAATGGTCCTTATCGAGACATACAGGAACATCAAG GTTTTGTTGACATCTGACAAGGCTGCTGCCAATTTTTCTGATCGATCGTTGCTGAAGAACCTTGGTCACTGGCTGGGCATGATTACACTGGCTAAAAACAAGCCAATCCTCTATACA GATCTCGAAATTAAGTCTCTGCTCCTGGAAGCCTATGTCAAAGGCCAACAGGAACTGCTTTACGTGGTTCCCTTTGTGGCCAAAGTGTTGGAATCCAGCCTGCGAAGCATG GTTTTCAGGCCACAGAACCCCTGGACAATGGCTATTATGAATGTTCTTGCTGAACTACACCAGGAACATGATCTCAAG CTTAATTTAAAATTTGAGATTGAAGTTCTGTGTAAGAACTTGTCTCTGGACATCAATGACCTGAAGCCAGGGAACTTGTTAAAGGACAAAGACAAACTTAAGACTCTTGAGGAGCAACTGTCGGCaccaaagaaagaaataaagcccTCAGATGAAATGCTCCCAGTTTCTTCTTCAG GGGACTTTGTTCCATTTTCAGCGCCACCTTCCACGCCAgctgccaccaccaccacttgcACAACCACGGGACCTCCCACCCCGCAGTTTAGTTATCACGACATCAATGTGTACGCTTTGGCAGGCCTGGCACCGCACATTAATATAAATTCCAAT ATCCCTCTTCTACAAGCCCACCCTCAGTTGAAGCAGTGTGTGAGGCAATCAGTTGAGCGTGCCGTCCAGGACCTGGTCCACCCAGTCGTTGACCGCTCAATTAAAATCGCCATGACGACATGCGAGCAAATCATCAGAAAGGACTTTGCCCTGGATTCTGAAGAATCCCGCATGCGTGTGGCAGCCCACCACATGATGAGGAACCTGACTGCTGGCATGGCCATGATAACCTGCCGCGAGCCCTTACTCGTCAGCATTTCCGCTAATCTGAAGAATAGCTTTGCAGCAGCATTAAGG GCACCAACCCCCCAACAGAGGGAAATGATGGAAGAAGCTGCAACGAGGGTTGCTCAGGAGAACTGTGAACTGGCATGTTGCTTTATTCAGAAGACAGCAGTGGAGAAGGCTGGCCCTGAAATGGACAAAAGGCTTGCTACG GAATTTGAGCTCAGGAAACATGCACGCCAAGAAGGACGCCGTTACTGTGATCCAGTTGTTTTGACATACCAGGCTGAACGTATGCCTGAACAGATTAGGCTCAAG GTGGGGGGAGTTGACCCAAAGCAGCTAGCAGTGTATGAGGAGTTTGCAAGGAATGTTCCTGGTTTCTTACCCAGCAATGATCTTTCTCAACCAACGGGTTTCCTGGCACAGCCAATGAAG CAACAAGCTTGGGCTACGGATGATGTGGCCCAAATCTATGACAAATGCATGGCAGACTTGGAGCAGCATCTTCACGCCATCCCTCAGGCGCTGACCATCAACCCCCTGACCCAAGCCCTGCGGAGTCTGCTTGAGGCTGTTGCCTTGGCACGAAACTCCAGAGATGGGATTGCAGCTCTTGGACTGCTTCAAAAG GCTGTGGAAGGTCTTCTAGATGCCACGAGTGGGGCTGATAATGACTTGCTTCTTCGTTATCGGGAATGCCACCTCCTGGTTCTAAAAGCTCTCCAGGATGGCCGTGCATATGGACCACAGTGGTGCAACAAACAGATCACCAG GTGTCTAATTGAATGCCGAGATGAGTACAAGTACAATGTTGAGGCGGTGGAACTTTTGATCCGAAACCATCTTGTGAATATGCAGCAGTACGATTTGCACCTAGCCCAG TCTATGGAGAATGGCCTTCACTACATGGCTGTAGCATTTGCCATGCAGTTAGTGAAGCTCCTGCTGGTGGATGAGAGGAGTGTCAGCCATGTTACTGAAGCGGATCTCTTCCATACAATTGAGACTTTAATGAGAACATGCGCGCATTCACGAGCAAATGCACCAGAAGG TCTTCCACAGCTGATGGATGTTGTCCGCTCAAACTACGAGGCCATGATTGACCGGGCACACGGCGGTCCGAACTTCATGATGCACTCTGGGATTTCTCAGGCTTCAGAGTACGACGACCCCCCTGGCCTGAGGGAAAAGGCCGAGTATCTTCTCCGGGAATGGGTGAACTTGTACCACTCGGCCGCTGCCGGGCGGGACAGCACTAAAGCGTTTTCTGCCTTTGTCGGCCAG ATGCACCAGCAAGGTATTCTGAAGACTGACGACCTCATCACGCGCTTCTTCCGGCTGTGCACAGAGATGTGTGTGGAAATCAGCTACCGCGCACAAGCTGAACAGCAGCACAACCCAGCCGCCAGCGCAGCTATCATCCGAGCAAAGTGCTACCACAACCTGGATGCCTTCGTTCGACTCATAGCTCTCCTCGTTAAACACTCTGGAGAGGCTTCCAACACAGTGACTAAGATCAACCTCCTCAACAAG GTGCTGGGAATCGTCGTTGGGGTGTTGATCCAAGACCACGATGGCCGTCAGACGGAATTTCAGCAGCTACCCTACCACCGCATTTTCATCATGCTACTGCTAGAGCTCAATGCTCCTGAGCACGTCCTGGAGACCATCAACTTCCAGACACTCACCGCTTTCTG cAACACTTTCCACATCCTCAGACCCACCAAGGCACCGGGTTTTGTGTATGCCTGGCTTGAACTGATCTCCCATCGCATCTTCATCGCCCGCATGCTCGCGCACACGCCACAGCAAAAG GGTTGGCCCATGTATGCACAGTTGCTCATTGATCTCTTCAAGTACCTTGCACCTTTCCTGAGGAATGTGGAGCTCAACAAACCTATGCAAATCCTCTACAAG GGCACATTGAGAGTACTGTTGGTCCTGTTGCATGACTTCCCAGAGTTCTTGTGTGATTACCATTATGGCTTCTGTGATGTGATTCCACCCAACTGCATTCAGCTGCGTAACCTCATCCTGAGTGCCTTTCCACGCAACATGAGGCTTCCTGATCCTTTCACACCCAATCTCAAG GTAGACATGCTGAGTGAGATCAACATAGCTCCTCGCATCCTCACGAACTTTACAGCCGTCATGCCTTCCCAGTTCAAGAAGGATCTGGACTCCTATCTCAAAACGCGCTCGCCCGTCACTTTCCTCTCCGAGTTGCGCAGCAATCTCCAG gtTTCAAATGAGCCAGGGAACCGCTACAACATTCAGCTGATCAACGCTTTAGTGTTGTATGTGGGCACGCAGGCCATCGCGCACATCCACAACAAGGGCAGCTCACCCTCCATGAGCACCATCACCCACTCCGCACACATGGATATTTTCCAGAATCTGGCTGTGGACCTGGACACAGAGG GACGCTACCTGTTCTTGAATGCCATCGCAAATCAGCTGCGTTACCCAAACAGCCACACGCATTACTTCAGCTGCACCATGCTATACCTGTTTGCTGAGGCTAATACGGAGGCCATCCAGGAGCAGATTACCAG GGTCCTGTTGGAGAGGTTGATTGTGAACCGGCCTCACCCGTGGGGTCTCCTCATCACCTTCATCGAGCTGATCAAGAACCCTGCGTTCAAGTTCTGGAGCCACGACTTTGTGCACTGTGCCCCCGAGATTGAAAA GTTGTTTCAGTCAGTGGCTCAGTGCTGCATGGGTCAGAAGCAAGCCCAGCAGGTGATGGAAGGAACCGGCGCCAGCTAG